GCTCCCGGCTGACCCCGCGGGCGCAACTGGCGGTCTGGCCGGACCTGCTGACCGACGTCGGGACGGCGATGGCCGCCCTGCCCGAGGAAGGCCTGGTGGAGATCGTGTGGGAGCGGGCGGACGGCCGGGTCACCTCGGTGGTGGCCGAGGAGACCGCCTTCGAGGCGGTGGCCTCGCAGGTCGCGGGGGCGCGGGCGGCCGCGGTGGTGCCGCTCGACGTGGACGGACGGCGTCCGCTGTGCACGGCCGTGCTGCCCGATGCCGACGGCGTGCTGCGCGCCCGCTGGCGGACCGAGGCGACCCCGGCGACCGGGCCTGGGCCGTGCTCAAGACCCTGCGGCGCGGCCAGGCCGTCACCGGCACGGTGGCCTCGGTCGACGCTTCCGGCCGCGCGTCGGTGGACATCGGCGGCCCCAGCGCGACGCTCGACCCCCCGACGCGCTCCCGGCACCCCGTCGACCGGTCCTCCGACGCCGTCGACGTCGCCGTCGGACGGCAGGTCACGGCCGTGATCACCGACATCGACCCGGTACGCGAACACGTCGCCCTGTCGCTCCTGCCCGGGCTGGCCGACGGCCGGCCCGGCACCCCGCTGCCCGTCCGGGCCGGCCGGTATGACCCCGCGGCGGCGCTCCTACCGCTACGTGGGGCCGGCCGAGCTCGCGGCCCTGGCCGGGCCGGGGCGCGAGGGCCGGCGGATCCGCTCGCCGGCGGGCCTCGCAGGGTGGGCGGCGGAGCGGGGGCCGCAGGAGTGCGGCGAGCCGTTCACCTTCGTCGTCGACACCGCCGGCGTCCTTCGGCTGGCACCCCGCCGCAGCGAGCACGTGGTGTGCGCGGGCGGGGAGGCCGTCCTGAGCGCCGGCGAGATGGCGCTGCGGCAGGTGTCGGGACGGTGGACGGTCGACGGGGTCAGCAACCAGTCGACCGGTTACTGCCCGGACACCCGCTCGTGGCCCGCCGTCGCGGAGGCGCTGGAGCACGCCGGGATCGACCACCCCGGCGGGTTCACCCACGAGGTGGTGTTCCGGCGCTGCCCGGGCTGCCGGCAGCTCGCCATCGTGCGGGAGGAGGACTTCGTCTGCGTCTTCTGCGAGGCGCCGCTGCCTCCGCAGTGGAACGTGGACGAGGAGTGACCGGCGCCCGGCGGATTGCCGGGACCGGTGCCCCACCCGCCGCTTTCCCGGGTGTCGCCGCTCCCGGGTCACCAGTGCCGCGTCCGGCAACCTTCGCCCTGTCGCGGCCCGAAGCATCCGCCCCCAGCCTTCGGCCGGGAGGTACCCCCAACCGGACGCACCGGCGGTGCGTCCAAGTGCGTCCGGTACGAGGACGCTCCGCCGGCACGCCCAGCCGGGCGCCTCGGACCGCTGCTCGGCGGGCGAAGCTTGCCGGACGCGGCACTAGAATGACGGGCCCATGGAGCAGACCGCAGCAGAGGCCATGATCGCTGTCCCGGCGGGCCGGGTGACCTTGTCGGACCGGCGGACCGAACGCCGATGGACGGTGGAGCTCGCGCCGTACCACCTCGCGGCCTTTCCGGTCACCCAGGGGCTGTACGCGCGGGTCACCGGCGCCCGCCCGGCGGCGGCCGACGGGGACGACCTGCCGGTCGAGAGCGTGTCCTGGTGGGACGCGGTCGGGTTCTGCAACGCGCTGTCCGCACAGGACGGGCTGGTGCCCGCCTACCGCGCGCACCCCGGCGGCGAGGCCGTCGCCTGGGACGCCGGGGCCGACGGGTACCGGCTGCCGACCGAGGCCGAGTGGGAGCACGCCTGCCGGGCCGGCACGGACGGCCCGCGGTACGGGCCGCTCGACGAGATCGCCTGGTACCGCGGCAACTCGGAGGAACGGATCCACGAGGTGGGCGGCAAGGAGCCCAACGCCTGGGGGTTCCACGACATGCTCGGGAACGTCTGGGACTGGTGCTGGGACGTCTACGACGCCGAGACGTACGGCACCTACCGGGTGCTGCGCGGGGGCGGCTGGTTCGACGAGCACTGGAGCTGCCGGGCGTCCGCTCGGCGGCGCAGCCACCCGACCTTCCGGGTCGACGACGTGGGCTTCCGCATCGCGCGCTCACACGCGAACTGACCGACGTCGCCAGGCCGGTGCGCCGGGCCGGGCCCGGCGGAGGCACATCCGCCGGGCCCGGCCCTGCCGCGGACCGTCCCGACGGTTCAGCAGTCGGGGATGACGGTGCCGTTGTTGTCCTTGGCCACGTCGTTGCCCCAGCGCGACAGGTAGAACGCCGACACCCACTGCCCGCCCGGACCGACATCCGGATCCGTCTTCAACCACCAGTGGTTGAAACTGCTCCCGCTCGCGATCTCACGACCCCACGCCTTGCAGAACACGTAGTTGGTGCCCTGGTACAGCGTCCCCGTACTCACGGTGCTGGTCGGCGACCCGTACACCGCCGCGTTCGCGAACGTGTCCACCCAGTACGTGCCGCCGCCGGACGGCGGCGGGGTGGAGCCGCCGGACGGGCCGTAGAGGCGGATCGCGCCGTAGTAGTCGCCGTGCGAGGACAGTGCGGCGACCTGGACGTAGCCGCCGGAGTACGGCGCCTCGGCGATGTAGCCCTGGCCCAGGTAGATGGCCACGTGGTGGATGGTGGACGGGGTGTTCCCGAAGAAGACCAGGTCACCGGGGAGCAGCGGGGCCGTCCCGTCGCTCCGGTAGTACCGGGCGACGGCCCGCGAGGAGGGCCACTGGGTGGTGGTGACGCCGTTGATGACGTCGGAGCCGACCGCCAGGTAGTAGGCGTAGCGCACCATGCCGGAGCAGTCGAGCCCGCGGACGTGGCAGTCGTTCGGCGCGCCGTTGGACGCGTCGCAGGCCCCGTACGAGGGGCCGGGCTGGCTGCCGTGGCCGCCACCCCACGAGTACGGGGTGCCGATCAGGCCGCAGGCGGCCTTCACGGCCGATTCGGCCTGCGGGGCCGCACCCGAGGAGAGGACGCCGCAGGCGGGCGCGGCGTGGGCCTGCTGAGCGCCGGAGAAGAAGACGGCGAGGGCGGCCAGGACGGCCAGCAGCGCGGCCATGCGCAGCAGTGCCGCGGCCCGGCCGGGTAATGGGTCAACGCGCGTAGTCATGAGGGAGTCCTCGACTCTTGGTGCCACAAGTGGCAGAGGGGGAAGGGGAGTTGGTGGCGGACATTCAAGCACCGTGAGGGCCGCCGCCGATAGCCCCGGGGCCGAAGTCGCGCCGCCGCGGCGTCCGTTGCGGGGCGGCATGCCGCCGAGGCGGGTTCACCCCGCCGGGGGGATGCGGGCGTCGGCGCGCGGGGCCAGAATCGGCCGCATCTCCTGTTCCCGACGGGTCGGAGGCATCCGTGAAGGACCTCGAGTTCGAGCAGAAGCGCCGACTCTCCCGCCTGGAGGCCGCCGATCAGCTGTCGGCGCTGGCGGACGCGCTGCGGCACGGCGGCAACGCCGAACTGGAGCTCGGCCCGGGCACGCTGAGCCTGCGCGTTCCCGACGACCTGCGCACCGAGATCGAGGTGGAGGTGGGGGACGGCGAGATCGAGCTGGAGATCGAGCTCACCTGGTCGACCGGACAGACCGGGTAGACCGCCGAGGCGGCTCCGCGACGCGGTGGCGGCACCGACCCGCCGGGAAGATCCTGGAACACGGGGATCCTTCCCAGCAGGAGGTCCGTGCCGTGGACACCGCCACCCAGACCACCGGCCGGCGCAGCACCGGCGGGTTCCTGGACAGCCCGATCATCGGCATGGCGCCGTGGATCGTGTTCTCGGTGCTGGTCGGGCCGGGCCGCTTCGAGACGGCCGTCGCGATCGCCCTGGCGCTGACCGTCTTACTGGTCGCCGCCGGCCGGGTCCGGCGGCCGGGCAGCTCGTGGAAGATCCTCGAACTGGCCGACGTGGTCTTCTTCGCCGTCCTCGCGGTGGTCGGGCTGATCGCCTCCGCGGGGACGCTCCGGTGGCTGGAGACGTACGCGGGCGAGGTCTCCAACCTGGCGCTGGTGACCGTCGCCTTCGGCTCGATGGCCGCCCGGATGCCGTTCACGCTGCAGTACGCCCGCGAGCAGGTGCCGCGCGCCCACTGGAACTCCCCGGCCTTCGTGCGGACCAACTACGTGCTGACCGGCGTGTGGGGGCTGGCGTTCCTGGTGGCGGCCGTGGCCGGGCTCTACGGTGACCTGGTGCTGCACGACCCGAACGAGCTCTGGACGGGCTGGGTGATCCAGATCGGCGCGATCATCCTCGCGCTGCGCTTCACCGACTGGTACCCGGACGTCGTACGGGCCCGGGCCGCCCGGGCCGGCGGGGATCCCGTCCCGGTGCCGACGGTGGGCGCGCTCTTCCTCCCGCTCGCCGGATACCTGATGCCGGTCGGGATCGTCCTGCTGGCCTTCGATTCGGGCCCGGCCTGGCTGGGGGTGGCGCTGATCGTCGGCGGCGTCCTGCTGACGCGGGCGCTGCGGCGGCAGGAGCGGCCGGGTGACCGGCACAGCGAGGCCTGAACCGGCGACCCGTCCGACCCGCGGCGCCGGCCCGACGACAGGCCCCGGGCCGCCGCCCGAAGGATCCGCACGCAACGGTCGGCCGAGCACGCCGCACGAACGAGGCCGGGCCGGGCGCATCGGATGCGCCCGGCCCGGCCTTTCGTAGCGGGGACAGGATTTGAACCTGCGACCTCTGGGTTATGAGCCCAGCGAGCTACCGAGCTGCTCCACCCCGCGTCGGTGATCACCACTCTACGTCATCCGGGCGGCCCGACGGTAATCCGCCGTCTCCGCCGGCGCTCCGGCGTGTCCCCGTGCCGCCGCCGGGGCCGCTCGGCCCGCCGCCGGCAGGCCGCTCCCCGGTGGCGCGGCGGGTGCGGGCGCGTGGCCGGACGCCCGCGCCCGCCGCGCGAACCCAAGGCAGGGACGGCCCGCCTGACGGGAGGTCGTGCCGCCTCAGTCGCCGAGCACGGTGACGGCGATGCCGGCCAGGCGCTCCGGTTCCGCGATCACGTCGACGGCGGTGATCCTGCTGTCCGCGATCGTGAAGGCGAGCACCAGCGACAGCCGTCCGCCGGGGGCCATGACCAGGCCGACGGCCCCGTCCAGCAGCGCCGGGCCGGTGAAGCGGGCCCGTCCGGTGGCGGCCATGGCGCCCTCGGCGACCGTCCGGGCACCGCGGACCACGATCGGCTCGGGCGAGGGGATGACGGCCCGGTCGGCGTGCAGCACGACGTCCGGGTCGAGCAGGGCGAGCAGCGCGTCGAAGTCCCCGCCGCGCGTGGCGGCGAGGAACGCCTCCACCAGCCGGCGGTGGCGGGCGCGATCGGCGACGGGGTCCGGCGTTCCGCCGCCGACCCGGCGGCGGGCCCGGCTGGCCAGTTGCCGGGCCGCGGCCGGGGAGCGCTCGATCATGGGGCCGATCTCGTCGAACGGCACGGCGAACATGTCGTGCAGGACGAAGGCGAGCCGTTCGGCGGGCGTCAGCCTGTCCAGCACCACGAGCAGGGCCACCCCGACCGCGTCCGCGTGCAGCGCCTCCTCCTCGGGGTCGCCGCCCGCCCCGCGGTCCGGGTCGGCGGCCCGGCCCTCCAGGGGCTCCTCCGGCCGCGACCGGCGGGAGCGCAGCATGTTCAGGCACACCCGGGCGACCACGGTGGTCAGCCAGCCGGTCAGGTTGTCGACCCCGCCGGTGCCGGCCCGGGCCGCCCGCAACCAGGCCTCCTGGAGGGCGTCGTCGGCCTCGGCGAGCGACCCGAGCATCCGGTGGGCGACGGCCCGCAGATGGGCGCGGTCCGCCTCGAATCGCTCCGTCAGCACGGCACTTTCGTCCATCGGTCACATTCCCCGTTCGCGGCGTGTCAGAGAGGCAGGAGTCGAAAACCTACCGATCCGGGCCGGGCGCCGTCCGCCCGGGCCGGACAACCTCTGGAGGAGTCATGACGACGACCGTCCTGGTCACCGGTGGCACGGGCACCCTGGGCCGGCACGTGGTGCCGCTGCTGCAGGAGAAGGGCTGCACGGTCCGGGTGCTCAGCCGGCACGACCGCCCGTCCGCGGACGGCGTCCGGTACGTCACCGGCGACCTGCTCAAGGACGAGGGGATCGAACCGGCGCTGGCGGGCGCCGAGACCGTGCTGCACCTCGCCGGCGGTCCGAAGGGCGACGACGTGGCGACCCGGCACCTGGTACGGGCCGCGTCCCGGGCCGGGATCCGGCACCTGGTGTACATCTCGGTGATCGCGGCGGACCGGGTGCCGCTCGGGTACTTCCGCGCCAAGCTGGGCGCCGAACGCGCGGTGGCCGAGTCGGGGCTGCCGTGGACGACGCTGCGGGCCGCCCAGTTCCACGATCTGGTGCTGGGCGTGGCCCGGACGATGGCCAGGATGCCGGTGATACCCGTCCCCGGCGGGGTGCGCCTCCAGCCGGTCGACGCGTCCGAGGTCGCGGCCAGGCTGGTCGACCTCACTCTGGACGCGCCCGCGGGCGCGGTGCCGGACCTGGCCGGCCCGCAGGTCCTCGGGATGGGCGAGCTGCTGCGCGGCTACCTCGCGGTGCGCGGCACCCGGCGGCCGATGCTGCCGGTCCGGGTGCCGGGCGGCGCCGGCCGCGTCTACCGGGCGGGCGAGAACCTGTCGCCGGACGGCGCCGCGACGACGGGCGGCCGGACGTGGGAGTCGTTCCTCGCCGAAAGGGTGGCCGGGGGCGCCCGCTGAGGGCCCGCGGCAGCCCGGGACTGCCGCGGTGCCGGGCCGGATCGCCGTCCCGATCGCCGTTCCGGCCCGGGGCTCCTCCGGGCCGCCTCCGGAGTACCGTGGAAGACGTCGGGGCGGTGGTGCCGTACGCGGTCGCCGCAGACGTCCCGGTGAAGGACTCGACCGGAGGCCCGGCGCCTCCAGGAGGCGGTGGCGCCTCGTGACCGCTCACGCTTCGGCTGCACGACCCGCTGTCGTCCCGCACGGCACGAGGTCCCATGTACGCGGCCGATGACTCCCTCCAGAGTCCGCTCGGGGCCGTCGGGAAGGTGACGGTGCCGATCCCGGCGGACGGCCCGGGCGAGGTCCTGGTCGCGCTGCGGGGCGGTTCGGAGGCCTTCGCGGCGTGGTGCGCCGGGCCGGTCGCCGTGAACACCCGGGTGGTCGTCGTCGACACGTTCTCCGCCCGGTCGGTGCTCGTCGAGCCACTGCCCCCTGAACGCGGCGGTCCCGCGTCCTTCGTGAATCCCTTGCAGGTCAGGTGGTCCGTCATGTTGTTCTGGCACGTTCCCGCGCCCAACGAGGCGATGCTCATCTCCGGTTCGAAGCGGCAGTCGCAGGACACCCAGTTCCGGATCGTCACGGGCCACGGGAGCTTCGTCCTCCCGGTGAAGCAGAAGGCCCGCATGCTGTCCCTCGCCCTCCAGGAGGCCGAGATCGCCGAGGACTGCGTCACCCAGCAGGGCATCCGGCTCACCGTCCGGGCCGTCTGCGTCTTCAAGGTCGGCGACGACGCGGTGTCGATCGCCAACGCCGCCCGGCGCTTCCTGTCCGTGCAGAACCAGATGCAGGAGCTCGTCGGCCGGATCTTCGCCGGCCACCTGCGCTCCATCATCGGCGGGCTGACGGTGGAGCAGATCATCCGGGAGCGCAGCCGGGTCGCCCAGGAGGTCGTGGCGGGCAGCCACGGCGAGATGGAGAAGCTCGGCATCGTGGTGGACGCCCTGCAGATCCAGGAGATCGAGGACGCCACCGGCTACATCAACAACCTCGCCGCGCCGCACGCGGCCGCGGTGGCCAGCCAGGCCCGGATCGCCCAGGCCAAGGCCGACCAGGAGGCGACCGAGCGCGAGCAGCAGGCCGCCGCGCTCAAAGCCGAGTACGAGCGGGACACCGCGATCAAGCGGGCCGGCTTCCTCGCGGAGACCGAGCAGTCCAGGGCGCGCGCCGCCCAGGCCGGACCGCTCGCCGAGGCCCGGGCCACGCAGGAGGTCATCGAGGAGCAGACCTCGCTCGCCCAGCGCCATGTGGCGCTCACGGCGCAGCGGCTGGAGGCGGAGGTGCGACGCCCCGCCGACGCGGAGGCCTACCGGAAGCGCACGCTGGCCGAGGCCGACCGCGACCGGGTGAAGTTCGAGGCCGACGGCAGTGCCTACACCGAACGGGCCCTGGCCCAGGCCCAGGCGGACGCCAACACCGCCCGGGCGGCGTCGCTGCGGGACGGCAACCAGGAGCTGATCGCGGCCAACCGCATCGTGGAGAACCTGCCCGCGCTCGCCGACGCGGCGGCCCGGGCCTGGCAGGCGCCGACCTGACCGTGCTGAACGGCACCGACGGTGTGAACCAGGTCGCCGCCGGCATCGTCAGCCAGGGGCTGGCCATCCTGCAGTCCCTGCAGCACCAGGCGGCCCCGACCGGCACGACGTCCCCGGCATCGGCGACGGCGGATCCGAACGTCAACGGCCGCGCCACACCACGCCTCCCGAACCGGAGCTGACCGGCCGCCCCGGGTCACCGCACCGGACGGGACACACGTTGGAGCCCGCCCAGGATGTCCGGCGCCCGGCGAGCGCCGCGGCGGACGCGGTCGTCGGCCGGCCGGGCGGCCTGCTCGTCACGGTGCGGGGGCCCGCGACGCGACGGCCGGTGACGACTGCCTCGGGACCGGCCGGACGGTCGCCGGGTCGTAGAGGTACCAGCCGCGGGTGCGGGTGTCCCGGCCCCAGCTGATCAGTGCCATCCAGCGCGTCGACCCCTGGCAGAGGTGCCAGCGCTCGACCTGCCCGGGCTGCCAGCGGCCGCCGGTGCGGATCTCCACCCACCGCCAGCGCGGCTCGGCGTCCCAGCTCCGGCCGGGCCCGGACATCAGTTCCCGGGGCGCGCGGACGGCATCGCCCGGAGCGAGGTCGGGGCGAGGGGCAGGAGAAACGGAGCTCTGGCTTCCACCTTCTCAGTATCGAACAGGTGTTCGCATGATGGCAAGCGCGTCCGCCGGCCCCGGCGACCGGCGTCACGGCCCGGTGCGGGAGTCGCCGCCGTCCGCGATCCTCATGGCCCAGGTGTGGAAGGCAGCCCGCTCGGCAGGCGGGATCCGCAGGTGCGCGGGGATCCAGTCGGCAGTGGCGGCGTCGAGGAGGTCGGCCAGGCCGAGGTGGCACCAGTCCCCGTGAGCGAAGTTGTAGGCGCGCATGAGCGGCCCGACCCTGGCACGGATGGCGGCCACCTCGTCCGGCCCCAGCCCGGCCTCACCCGGCCATCCTGGCCGACGGCGGGCACCCGGGCCAGGCCCCGGACGGCGCGCGGCACCGCGCAGGCACAACGAGGCGGCCGCCGGGAGGGGGCGCCCCTGCCCCGCCGTCCCGGAACCCGACCGCCAATCCGAGGAGTTCGGGCTTTCACCGGATCGGGTGGCACCTCGACCGACTCCCCCGCCCCGGGACGGGTCGCGGCCTAGCGTGGATCCACGGTGCCCCGACCGGCGCCCCGGCGACCCGGGCCCCGACCGCGACCGCCCGTCCCCACTGCCCGCACCGCACGCCACCCGCCGAGGAGCCGCCATGGCCGAGACCGGACCGGACCACCGACACCTGAACGGGCACGCCGTGAGCCGTCTCTCGGCGGCCGTCATCGTGCACGACACGGCCGCCGACCGGATCCTCGCCCTGCACTACGCACAGCGCCCGTGGAGCCCCTCGGCCGCCTGGACCGTCCCCGGCGGGAAGGTCGATCCGGGCGAGCGGGTCGACCTGGCCGCGGCCCGCGAGCTGCACGAGGAGACGGGCCTGCTCGTCCGGCCCGAGGACCTGCGCCTGGTGCACACCGTCCAGGTCGAACAGGGGTGGGACGGCAACGGCGGATTCGTCCTGTTCGTGTTCGCCGCCACGGCCTGGTCCGGCACCCTCCTGAACGTCGAACCGGGCAAGCACATCGACGTGCGATGGGCACCGGCCCAGGACCTGCCGGGCCCGATGTTCCCCTCCGCGCGGCTCGCCCTGGACGCCTACCTGGCCGGCGGTCCCGCCTTCTCCGCCAACGGCTGGAGCGCCTCCGACCGACGCGAACCCGTCGAGCCCTGACCCCCGGGGACGGCCGAAGGATCGTAGGGTGACCCGATGACCGATCCCCAGGGCCTTGCCAGCACCGCCGGGTACGGCGAAGCCTGCCGCGCTCGTCGAGCAGTACGAGAGCGTGTCGTTCGCCGACGTGCACCGCGACGTGCT
The Kitasatospora paranensis genome window above contains:
- a CDS encoding formylglycine-generating enzyme family protein; its protein translation is MEQTAAEAMIAVPAGRVTLSDRRTERRWTVELAPYHLAAFPVTQGLYARVTGARPAAADGDDLPVESVSWWDAVGFCNALSAQDGLVPAYRAHPGGEAVAWDAGADGYRLPTEAEWEHACRAGTDGPRYGPLDEIAWYRGNSEERIHEVGGKEPNAWGFHDMLGNVWDWCWDVYDAETYGTYRVLRGGGWFDEHWSCRASARRRSHPTFRVDDVGFRIARSHAN
- a CDS encoding amphi-Trp domain-containing protein; the encoded protein is MKDLEFEQKRRLSRLEAADQLSALADALRHGGNAELELGPGTLSLRVPDDLRTEIEVEVGDGEIELEIELTWSTGQTG
- a CDS encoding sigma-70 family RNA polymerase sigma factor is translated as MDESAVLTERFEADRAHLRAVAHRMLGSLAEADDALQEAWLRAARAGTGGVDNLTGWLTTVVARVCLNMLRSRRSRPEEPLEGRAADPDRGAGGDPEEEALHADAVGVALLVVLDRLTPAERLAFVLHDMFAVPFDEIGPMIERSPAAARQLASRARRRVGGGTPDPVADRARHRRLVEAFLAATRGGDFDALLALLDPDVVLHADRAVIPSPEPIVVRGARTVAEGAMAATGRARFTGPALLDGAVGLVMAPGGRLSLVLAFTIADSRITAVDVIAEPERLAGIAVTVLGD
- a CDS encoding C40 family peptidase, which produces MAALLAVLAALAVFFSGAQQAHAAPACGVLSSGAAPQAESAVKAACGLIGTPYSWGGGHGSQPGPSYGACDASNGAPNDCHVRGLDCSGMVRYAYYLAVGSDVINGVTTTQWPSSRAVARYYRSDGTAPLLPGDLVFFGNTPSTIHHVAIYLGQGYIAEAPYSGGYVQVAALSSHGDYYGAIRLYGPSGGSTPPPSGGGTYWVDTFANAAVYGSPTSTVSTGTLYQGTNYVFCKAWGREIASGSSFNHWWLKTDPDVGPGGQWVSAFYLSRWGNDVAKDNNGTVIPDC
- a CDS encoding NUDIX hydrolase; its protein translation is MAETGPDHRHLNGHAVSRLSAAVIVHDTAADRILALHYAQRPWSPSAAWTVPGGKVDPGERVDLAAARELHEETGLLVRPEDLRLVHTVQVEQGWDGNGGFVLFVFAATAWSGTLLNVEPGKHIDVRWAPAQDLPGPMFPSARLALDAYLAGGPAFSANGWSASDRREPVEP
- a CDS encoding SPFH domain-containing protein, whose translation is MYAADDSLQSPLGAVGKVTVPIPADGPGEVLVALRGGSEAFAAWCAGPVAVNTRVVVVDTFSARSVLVEPLPPERGGPASFVNPLQVRWSVMLFWHVPAPNEAMLISGSKRQSQDTQFRIVTGHGSFVLPVKQKARMLSLALQEAEIAEDCVTQQGIRLTVRAVCVFKVGDDAVSIANAARRFLSVQNQMQELVGRIFAGHLRSIIGGLTVEQIIRERSRVAQEVVAGSHGEMEKLGIVVDALQIQEIEDATGYINNLAAPHAAAVASQARIAQAKADQEATEREQQAAALKAEYERDTAIKRAGFLAETEQSRARAAQAGPLAEARATQEVIEEQTSLAQRHVALTAQRLEAEVRRPADAEAYRKRTLAEADRDRVKFEADGSAYTERALAQAQADANTARAASLRDGNQELIAANRIVENLPALADAAARAWQAPT
- a CDS encoding SDR family oxidoreductase, which produces MTTTVLVTGGTGTLGRHVVPLLQEKGCTVRVLSRHDRPSADGVRYVTGDLLKDEGIEPALAGAETVLHLAGGPKGDDVATRHLVRAASRAGIRHLVYISVIAADRVPLGYFRAKLGAERAVAESGLPWTTLRAAQFHDLVLGVARTMARMPVIPVPGGVRLQPVDASEVAARLVDLTLDAPAGAVPDLAGPQVLGMGELLRGYLAVRGTRRPMLPVRVPGGAGRVYRAGENLSPDGAATTGGRTWESFLAERVAGGAR